One Procambarus clarkii isolate CNS0578487 chromosome 15, FALCON_Pclarkii_2.0, whole genome shotgun sequence DNA segment encodes these proteins:
- the LOC138364959 gene encoding uncharacterized protein — protein MQILKYQDVLATTNIDEEAMDAVVHEKADYEDTIHTKLQHFDKLIIIHKATTNIAATASQTPTQPEVQLPSLSLPTFSGTEDESWDNFWNKFVDSEDSNANIAKTTKFTYLQVVLRDEALKVVSNLTFTDDGYDNAVQLLKENFAKPERAIRLLTQKLLDITAPDGSADSLQAFRFELESLLKTQTNKVNLEESDWIIQVHMKRKLHSDVLDKLFGLYNKSSLTVKEITEGLRSIIERQRDNTDGKATSKPSSITNSKKQSTNSTPNKSRTTSPSPK, from the coding sequence ATGCAAATCCTGAAATATCAGGATGTACTTGCTACTACTAACATCGATGAAGAGGCAATGGATGCTGTAGTACACGAAAAAGCAGATTATGAAGATACAATACATacaaagttacaacactttgACAAGTTAATAATCATACACAAGGCCACTACAAACATTGCAGCCACAGCTTCCCAAACCCCGACACAACCAGAAGTCCAATTACCATCACTCagtctcccaactttctctggtacagaggacgagagttgggacaatttctggaacaaatttgttgATTCTGAGGATTCTAATGCCAATATAGCAAAGACAACAAAATTTACATATTTGCAAGTTGTCTTAAGGGATGAAGCATTAAAGGTGGTCAGTAATTTGACTTTCACTGATGATGGTTATGATAATGCAGTACAGCTCCTTAAGGAAAATTTTGCTAAGCCAGAAAGGGCTATAAGACTTCTAACTCAGAAGCTGTTGGATATTACCGCTCCAGATGGATCAGctgactcactccaagcctttagaTTCGAGCTTGAGTCATTGCTCAAGACACAAACGAATAAAGTGAATCTGGAGGAATCGGACTGGATAATCCAAGTCCATATGAAACGCAAATTACACAGTGATGTACTAGATAAGTTGTTTGGTTTATATAACAAATCTTCTCTGACTGTAAAGGAGATAACAGAAGGTTTGCGATCCATCATAGAAAGACAACGAGATAACACAGATGGAAAAGCGACATCTAAACCTTCTTCTATCACTAATAGTAAaaaacagagtacaaacagtactccaaataaatctagaacaacttccccctccccaaagtag